GACTATCCTATTAGGATATGATTCCTCTCTCCATCCTCGATCTGGTCCCGGTCAAAGAGGGCGCCACCCCACGGGAGGCTTTGGCGGAGAGCCTGGACCTGGCCCGGCAGGCGGAGCGCCTGGGGTACCGCCGTTATTGGGTCGCAGAGCACCATAACATGGCCGGCATCGCCAGCGCCGCCACCTCCGTCGTCATCGGCCATCTGGCAGGGGGTACCGCGAGTATCCGGGTCGGGTCCGGGGGCATCATGCTCCCGAACCATTCGCCTATGGTCATCGCGGAGCAGTTCGGCACCCTGGAGTCGCTCTACCCGGGACGCATCGACTTGGGGCTGGGACGCGCGCCCGGCACCGACCTCAAGACCTTGCGGGCCTTGCGCCGCTCGCCGGCCCATGCCAACAATTTCCCGGAAGACGTCATGGAATTGCGCACGCTCCTGGGCCCCGTGCAGCCGGGCCAAACCGTGCGCGCCGTTCCGGGCGCGGGAACGGACGTGCCCCTATGGATTCTCGGGTCCAGCCTCTATGGCGCCCAGCTGGCGGCCACCTTGGGTCTCCCTTACGCCTTCGCCTCGCATTTCGCGCCGGACTCCCTGCCGCAGGCGCTCCGTGTCTATCGCGGTAGTTACCAGCCCAGCCCGAAGAACCCCCGGCCCCATGCCATGGTGGGCATTAACGTCGTTGCCGCGGAAACCGACGCCGAGGCCCGGCGGCTCTTCACCTCCATCCAGCAGGCCTTCCTCAATATCTTCCGGGACACGCGGGGACCTTTCCCCCGGCCTATCGACGATATCGAAACCTATTGGACCCCGCAAGAGAAAGAGGCCGTATCGGGGATGTTACGCTATTCCCTGGTGGGATCGCCTGCCACGGTGCGGGCCGGGCTGAAGGGCCTCCTGGCCGATGTCGGGCCGGATGAGTTGATGGTGGCGTCGCATCTTTTCGATCATGCCGCGCGGGTGCGGTCCTATGAGATCCTGGCCGAGGTCGCGCGGGACCTGGCCTAACCGTCATCCGCGAGTCAGGCGAAGGTCAATCTCCCTGTCCACGTACTTCCACTCCGGAGACGTCCGCAGTTCGGCCAGAAGGTTCTCGAAAGCCCCTTCTTCCGAAGGCGCGTATTCGAACCAAGTCAGAAAATCGAAAGGCTCGTCTTCCCCCAAATCCCGGCAATGATGCAAGCGCCGCGCTATGGCGGGAAGATACCGCATCCCGATCCGGATATGATTGGATTGCTCTTCGAATATTTTCCGTCTTTCATCCTGGGTAAGCGCCCACCAGGCAGCGGATTTCCGGATGGGAATGAGAGAGGCGGATGTCGCTTCGGGGCGTCCGAGACCGGGCTGCTTGGCCAGCAGGTCTTCTTTCTCACCACGATGGACATAACGCTCGTTGCTCGTGATCCCGCGGAGGAGCCATCCGGTTCCCGGGGGCTCTTGGATGACCGGACCGGAAACCACGTCCAACCTGGGCACGTGGGGAATGGGGAGGCCTATGAGGGTTTCCATCCGGATGGTTTTCCAAACCCCCGCATCGCCGCCCAGGAACGAAAACAAACGCGTATTCATGTATCGCTTCCTTGTCAGGCCGCGCGGGGCTTGTCCGCGCGAACGGGAAGCTTCCAGTTCGGCCGCGCGAAATGGCAGGTGTAACCGCCGGGAATTCGTTGGAGATAATCCTGATGCTCGGGTTCGGCTTCCCAGAAGTCGCCAGCCGGAACGACTTCGGTTACGACCTTGCCTGGCCACAGACCGGAAGCATCGACGTCGGCGATCGTGTCTTCGGCGATCCGCCTCTGTTCATCGCTGGTATAGAAGATCGCCGAGCGATAGCTGGTGCCGACATCGTTGCCCTGGCGATTGCGCGTGCTCGGGTCATGGATTTGGAAGTGGCATGGGAGACCGTGCCGCCGGTATATCCCACCCTTGTCGACAGGACGCCCTCCATCCGGCGAATGAGGTCCTGCATTCCCCAGAAACAACCGCCGGCAAGTATCGCGCGTTCCCCCGTCATTGGACATCCTCCGCCTGGTTCGGATAACAGCTTAATTAAAATAGGAAGCCGTTTCCGATAGCGGGCGCTTTTCCTAGGCGCGACGGGACTGGAAGTCAATCCAGCGCGTGCCCTCTCCCACCACCCTTTTGACGGTTACGTTGATGCGGTTCCACAGGTTGATGAGGGAGATCTGCACCACCAGCACCGAGAGGGCCGGTACGTCATAGTGGCGGGCCGCTTCGTTCCATACTTCGTCCGGCACCGGATCGCTGCGATCGCTCATGCGCGTGGCGGCTTCGGTCAAGTCCAGGGCGGCGCGCTCGGCCGGCGTGAAGAAGGTCGATTCCCTCCAGGCGGCCACGCCGAAGAGGCGGTCGTCGGTTTCCCCGATTTCCCGGAGCTCATGGGAATGCATGTTGACGCAAAAGCCGCAGCCGTTGATCTGGCTGGCCCTCAGATGCATCAGGTAGATGGTTTTCATGGGGAGGCCGGCGTTACGGGCGGCGGTGGCCAGGGCCTGGAGGGCGGGCAGGACGCCCGCGACGCTCAGGGCGGGGTTGGGAATGCGGGAGGGCATGTCGGACATTTCGTGCTCCGTTTCGGGTTATAGAGTGGCGGGGGCGGGTTCCGGCCCGTGCTCCATTGTCGAACGGGAAGTCCGGATTTAGACATGCCGACTCGTGAATTTCTACGGCCGGAACCGGATGGATCCCGTTCCCAGCCTTTACCAAGCTTTGCTTAGCCGACCGTATCCGGCTTTGCGCTTACGAAGGGCAGGATGGCGCGCAGGCGGGGATCGCGCAGCCACAGCCCGCACCAGAGGAAGGCGGCCACGTAGGTGGGGGAGAGCACGTGGGTGAAAAGCGGATTGCCGAGCCGCACATGGGTGGCGATGGCCCCGCCCAGGTAACCGGTCCAGAGGATCGCTCCCAATACCGCGGTCCGCGGGATCAGGTACAGGGCCAGCATGGCGACCTGGATGAGGCCGAGCCGGAGGACGATGCCGGGCGGATACCCGAGCTTGATGGTGCCTTCCACCGCGACGGGCAATTGGAGGACCTTGACCATGCCGTCCATAGCCATGAAGGCGGCGGCCAGCCCGCTGACGATCCGGCCGGCCCAGAGGGCTTTGCGGTTCCCGCGGGCGGAGCGGACGGTCAAGGAAGGGGCGTGGGAGTAAGACTTGGTATCCGTGCTGATGATTGCCATAACGGCCTCCTGGTTGGGTTCTGTCCTTTGGACTGCCCGACCGGGGCGAAATCATCGGTAGCGCCGGAAAAAGTATTCATCGGCCGAAAATCCGTGGAATCGGGAAAACGAAGGGGTGCCCGTTAAGGCGAGAGCCGGGGCGGCAGGCCGAAGAGAGGGAACAGGGTTCCGGTATCGAGGAAGGAGGTGATCGATGCGATGCGATCGCCGGACATCTCCAGAAGGATGAGCGCCCAAGGCGTCCGGCCCTGATCATGGTACTGCCCGAAGGCGGGCGAACCGCAAGCCGGGGCGGGAACCAGTTTGGAGCCGCGGCATACCGAGCCTCGGCCGAGGAGCCAGGCGCCGATGGACTCGGGGCCTTGGAGCCAGAGCGTGTAGGGCGGCATGGACATCACCGCGTCATCGGCGAGCAAGCCGGTCAGCGCGGCCACATCGTAGCGCTCGAATGCCGCCACGTAATTCTCGACCCTAGAGCGCTGGGCCTGGGTGAGGGCGGCCTGGGGCCGGCCCAGATCGCGGCTGGAAAGGGTGGAGCGGGCGCGCTGCAACGCGCTATTGATGGAAGCGACGGAAGTGTCGAGGGTTTCGGCAACCTCCGCGGCCGACCAGCTCAGGACCTCGGTCAGGAGCAGGGCCGCCCGCTGTTTGGGGGGCAGGTGCTGCAGGGCCGCCACGAAAGCGAGGCGGATGCTTTCGCGCAGGAGCAGCCGCTGGGCCGGATCCTCATGCTCCGGCACGGCCAGCGCGTCCGGAATGGGCTCGAGCCATTGCTCCCGGGGGCGTTCTTCCAGGGGATCGTCGGCCGTTCCGCGAGGGCCGAGCTCGACGGGGCGATGCCGACGAGATCGTTCCGCCAAGGCATCGAGGCAGACATTGGTCGCGATGCGGTAGAGCCAGGTGCCGAGGGAGGAGCGCCCGTCGAAGCGGTCGGCCGCGCGCCAGGCGCGGACCAAGGTTTCCTGCACCGCGTCCTTGGCGTCCAGGCCCGAGCCCAGCATCCGGTAACAATGGCCCGTGAGGGCGGAGCGGTGCGTTTCGAATTGCTGGGCGTCGATCGGCATAGGACCGGATTTAAAAATAACCCGGATCGACGCTGGTTAGGACCCGGAATTTTTCCCGAGGAAAACCTTGCGAACCCAGGAACGCGTGGACGTGGCCGCCCGGACAAGGTAGATGCCCGGATCCCTGGGCTGGGCCAGGGTCAACGCGCGCCCCGCCCGCCCGGCGGCCGTCGCAAGGGTCATCCCGCGAAGGTCCAAAAGCTCCGCCTTCCAATCCTCGGAAACGCCCCCGCCTAAAGAGAGGACGAGGTTTCCCGAGCCCTGCCCGATCCGGAAAGCCTGGCTCCCGGCCCCGTCCCCGCGGATTCCCACGACCTGCTTTTCCAAGCTGAAGCTATCGAACCCATAGGTGTCCTGGTGCGCTCCCAGGTACAGATTGAAACGCAAGGCGCCATTCCCCTGCCGGTCGGAAGTATAGGCGAGAGTCTGCTCCGTCCATTCGGGAGACAGGGAGAAATCCTGGCCGGAGCGATAGGTATAGTTGTTGTCCGGTCCGTCCTGGATCCCCAGGTGGATGCTCGTGGAAGAGTCGCTGCGGGCCCAGAATTTCAATTCGTAACTGGCCCCGCTATCGGCCACCCAATCCGGAGGGAGTTGCAGCTGGATATGCCAGTTTTCCGGCGCAGCCGCTTTGACCTCGACCTGGGCGTACCGGGTCCCTTCGTGGGCCCCGGTAGCGGGGAAAGTAAGGACGGCATCGTACGTCGCCGCCGTCGTCGTATCCGCCTTCCACAATTGCCAGTAGTCGCCGGGGTTGGCGTTTTCGAAACCGGGATTGGAAAGCAGGTTTTGCGCCTGGACCGCTGCGGCGCAATAGAGCAGCAAGGGCAACAAGGCAATCGGGGAGATACGGGTTCGATGCATTTTCCACCTCGCTTTAAAATTCTCGCGGAGGAAATATAATTCGACTTCGACGTCGCATCGACCCTAAGTTTGGAGGGGCGCCATCCACTGCAACCGGCTGTTAGGCTCGCTAAGCCGGGCGAGGGCTTTTCCCCATTATTTGTCATGCATAAATTTCATGTCTACCACATTGACCATGTAAACGTTTTTGTTAACCGGGTTCTGGTTATTCTGGGCATTCGTTGTTTTGTTTTCGTGGACTATTTCAAAACCGACTTTATTTTTGGCCACAATACCTCCGGCAATTTTCCCATCGGCGGTCTCTACATCGATTAAGTTGCCGCTGCTATCCTTTACGAGCAACTGAAGGGATATGGATGATACGTTCCTATCCGATCTATTCTCTACATAGCCGATTACCTTTTCTTGCTGGCTCCAGCTGCTTGGAACCGGTTTTACTTCGCTGATTATGAATTCACTCTTATGCCGTTGCGCTTCCGTCATTTGACTATCGGTCATATGGCTAAATCCGCCAACTAGTCCGGTAGTAAAGCTCTTTGCCACTTCTTTTCCGATTGATTCGATCTTGGAAACCCCATTCTTGTCCTTTTCAACCAGGCTCTCTATGGATTTCGAGAGAGCGTCCCTCGGGATGTCCGTAAAGGAGCTTTTTAAAACTAGAGCGGCAAGCACGCTTGCCAGGACCAACCCAATGGCAATTATCGTCGCTCCGAAAATTGTTTGCTTCATATCCTACTTTCAGGTATGGTTTAACCGTACTTCCGGTTTCGGTTTGAATTTCAAATTATATCCGAACCGCGGGTTCGCCGCCATATCCAAATGCGGCCAGCCAAATAAATAACAGTGGCCCACAAAATGGAATTCAAAGCGAAGCCAGCCCAACCCCATAGTCCATGTAAGGTGTGGGACGGTAACAATTGAATTGGGAAAATAAAAAGTTGCACGCCCACGTTCTGAACCTGCAATAGGATTTCCATCGTCTTTGAACAAGGCTCGTCGAAACAGGATCCCATAAATTGGAATCCAAGTAATAGGAACCCGGTAGTCGCAGTAAAATGAAGCAAAGCGATTGGACCAATGATCCACGGACGTTGAAACTGTTTAATTTTAGTCGTCATAACTATGCTTCGATTTGTGCCAAAGTAAAAAGAGAGAAGATAATCAGTAGGAGCATTATGGATTTCCGGATCCTAAAGCAAAACATCGGCAGGCACGTGGCCTTCTCGGATGTCGAACTCGAGGCCATCTGCAGCCGCTTCCGGTCGCGGAAAGTGGCCAGGAAGGAATTCCTCCTTAAGCAAGGCGAGGTGTGCCGCTTCGAAGGATTCGTGACGGAGGGGTGCTTCCGCCTATTCTCGACCAATGCCGACGGCGTGGAGGCGGTCCTGTATTTCGCGGCCCGCGACTGGTGGGTGGCCGACATCGACAGCTTCACCAACGGCGCTCCCGCGGAACTTTCCATCCAGGCCATCGAGGACAGCGAGGTTCTCTTCATCGGCAAAGAGGATAAGGAGCGCCTGTATGCGGATGTTCCCAAGGTCGAGCAGCTCTTCCGGATCATGACCCAGAAGACCCTGGTCGCTCTCCAGCGCCGGATGATCCGGAACCACACCCTGTCGGCGGAGGAACGCTATCTTCATTTCCTCTCCGCCTACCCGGACATCGCGCGCCGCCTGACCAACCTGCACATAGCCTCCTACCTGGGCATCACCCACGAGTTCGTGAGCAAAATCCGGCGTAGGCTGGCCGGAAAATAGCGCCCGCTCCTAGCGCCCGCCCCGCATTTATTGAACTGGTTCAATGCCTCCCGCAGGCGGCCGCGCGTATCTTTTCCTCATCAAGAAAAGGACGGGATGATCATGCAAGCCAATGCGGGAAAACTGAACTATACGGTCTATCGGGCGGATGCCAACAGCTTTCATGTGGCCTCCGTCCTCGTCTCCGGCGAAAAGGATGCCGTCCTCGTGGACACCCAGTTCACTCTGGCGGACGCGCACAAGGTGGCCGCCGAGGTCCTAAAATCCGGCAAGAACCTGACCGCCATCTATATAAGCCATGGCGATCCGGACTACTATTTCGGATTGGGCGTGCTGAAGCAGGCCTTCCCCGACGCCCGCATCTATGCCACCCCGCAAACCCTGGCCCATATCCGGAAGACCTACCAGAAAAAGCTTGAGACGTGGGGTCCTAAGCTGGGGTTGAACGGACCCAAGGAGGTGGTCTTCCCGGAAACGCTGCTCGGCAATTCCTTGAACCTGGAAGGGAAGACCCTGGAAATCAAGGGGCTCGACGGCCCCTCTCCCGAGCGCAGCTACGTCTGGATTCCGGACCTTAAGGCTATCGTAGGCGGGGTAAACGTGTACGACGGGCTGCACCTGTGGGTGGCCGATGCCGGCACTCCTGAGAAGCGCAAGGCCTGGCTCGCCATCCTGGAGGGGATGGAAAAGCTGCAGCCGGAAATCGTGGTGCCCGGGCATGCCCTCGGTGACGGCCAACGGAACGCAGAGACCCTCGCATATTCCAAGCAGTATCTCCTCGCTTTCGAGAAGGAGGCGGACAAAGCCAAGGAATCCGGGGCTCTCATCGCCGCCATGCAGAAGCTATACCCCGGTGCTCAGCTGGCCATCGCCCTGCAGCTTGGCGCCAAGGTGGCCAAGGGCGAGATGACCTGGTAGGCGGTGACATGGCGGCAAGCAACCTGGAAATCGTGAAAAGCACCTACGAAGGGAAGACCTCGGAGGAGAACGGCCGCAACCTGGAACGGCACCTGGCACCGGAGGCCACCTGGACGGAGGCGGCGGGCTTCCCTTACGGCGGCACCTACACCGGGTTCCGGGAAATCGCGGAGAAGGTCTTCGCCCGCCTGGCAGGAGAGTGGGATGGCTACCGCTTCGAACCCGAGGATTACGTCGCCGCCGGGGACAAGGTGGTCGCCTACGGCAGTTACAAAGGCACCTACAAGCGGACGGGGAAATACTTCGAAGCCCGGGTGGCCCATCTCTGGACCCTGAAGGCCGGGAAAATCATCCGCTTCGAGCAGTTCGTCGACAGCCGGATCGTGGCCGCCGCTCTGGAATAGGCTATGAAATTATTTTCCATGAATTGAACCTGAGTCCGGTAGAACGAATCCGCAATCATCCAATTCGGGGTATACCTTCCCGAATTGGATAGATCCATTTGTTTCGAAATAATTCTGTCCGTTTTCCATAGTATGAATTTTCTGAACGCTAGGCTTGTCAACGCCGATTGAATAGAACCGGCCAATTATAAATTTTAACTTTCTTGAAGAGCACATATTCATCGCACTTTGGTACTTGATATTAATTGTGTCTGGTACGTTACCTGTGAAAACGGTATCCGGAACAAATGTCACGATTTTTTCGTACCAGATTCTTTTATTAAATCCTTCGACCCTAACTACTTGGCTCCCGGTTACATTTCCATGAAAAACCAAATCGTATTTGGGGATGGCCTCTTGCACATTTTCAGGACTTACGCACTTGCAGGCGAAGCCTTGCTGGCTAATAAGAGTAATAAATACTACAAGGCTCGTTTTTGCCTGCCTGGAAAGGACGGAGAAGAATCTCAAATCGAAGTTCCAATTGATGCACCGAAGTATGGATTACCACTGAACGGGATCTTTTTTAAAAATTCCAATTTAAATATTATTGGTAATACCACATCTCGATCTGATATTAGATGGGACAACCCAATCGTAACTCCGCCTATATACTGGCGGGCCAAATCTCGATCTAAGCTTGCCCAAAAAAATGAAGAAGAAGCTTCGAAGGTAATCCTGTCTAATGAACTTATCCCGAAATCCGGCCCTGCATGAATTCCTGCGCCGAATATTCCGAGATGAATTCCAGCCACTCCGAATATTTTCTCATCACGATAATCCTCGGAGTCCGCCGCGGCTATTTTGTCAAAGTTAAGTTTAAGAAGATATGGATACGACAATTCCAATCCCGGCCTAGTGTAAATAGTAATTCCGAAGGTATTCGAAATAAACAGAAATATGTAAACACGCCAGCTGCTTTTCAAAGGACTCCTTACATATGCCAGATTACTAACTGGATTCCGGATGATAACGGAAAGCCGCTCAGTTTAGGAGCTAAACTTACCATTGCCTTAAACCATCAATTTATCCGTTTCGGTAAAGAGGCCATAAATGATTATGGCACTGGACAGCGCGAGTTGAAACACAACAAGCTGCTTCAGGTTCAAAGTATTTTTTTTGGCTTATTTTGAGCATGGTATGGTATATCCCATTTAGTGGACTCATCACCATTATTCCAATACTTATATAGCCAAGTCTATTTCCGGCGGCGAGAAGTATTACAGCCGTTGTCACTCCCCATCCGATAGCCAGGACAAGAGCAAGAAAAAGACGGCGGAATCAGCCAGCTCTCGCCCGCGCTTCCGGAGCTGGCAGCGCACTTGGGCGAATCGATCGCGACCGGAGTCTCCTGCTGCTACGAGCCGCGCACCCACGTCATCTGGTCCACCTAATTCCGGCCCGTTCGTTCTGAACGAACGGCAACCGGGCCAAACCGAACGCCTTACTCGTGTAAGCAAACTTACAGGAGGATCCCATGTTCGTATCCGTCATCCACCACATCCACGACCCGAAAGGTTTTGTAGCAGCCGAGGCCAAAGCGCTTGAGCAGCTGCCCGCTTTGACGACGCTTCCCATTCTCTCAGGGCTTCTCGGTTTCGTATTCGAGCCGGAGTCTGGCGGCCGGGAGAACCGAAGCATGAAAGCGCACCTCGTCCATCAGGCCGGAATAGGGCTTTTCCTGGGCCGAACCCATGAGCGCCTTGCCGATGCGCAGCCCCGCGGCCGCGTCCACCTGGAGCGGTTCCGGCAGCACGCTCTCTGAAACCTTAATCCCGTTCATCCAGGTCGACATGTTCTTCGCCGAAGAGTCGTACACCATGGCCACGTGAGTCCACTTCCCAAGATAATCCCCCGCCTCGAATACATTCTGCCAGGGAGCGGTTTCACCGCTCCCTGCGCTATCGAAGGCCCCGAATTGGGCGATGGAATCCGCACGCAGAAGCAGGTGCACCCCCGCGAACTTCCTCTGCAACCCGAAATCGAGGATATTGGAGCGGCCTTTCTCGAGCCCGGCCTTCATCCAAAGGGTGATGGTAAAGCTGGCGTCCCCGGACAGCCCCGGGGGCACGGCGGCGGTGAGGCTCCCCAAGTCTCCGGCAAACGCTTTGGCGTATCCGGCGACGCCTTCCACCCTGTCCGTCCCATTGGCGCTGTCCGCGGTGGCGTGGTTTCCGTAATCGGTGGCATCGCGGTATGAGTCCGGTTGATTGGTATCCGGTTCGGATAGATGGAGGACGGTCGCGTAGGCGGGGGCGGGGAATACCCTGGCTCCCGAGGACACGGGAACCGCATCCGGCCTGCCCCAATGCATGGTTATCTCCTGGCCGGGGGCGTCCCATCGCAAGGAATCGAGGCGCACCCAGAT
This DNA window, taken from Fibrobacterota bacterium, encodes the following:
- a CDS encoding LLM class flavin-dependent oxidoreductase; its protein translation is MIPLSILDLVPVKEGATPREALAESLDLARQAERLGYRRYWVAEHHNMAGIASAATSVVIGHLAGGTASIRVGSGGIMLPNHSPMVIAEQFGTLESLYPGRIDLGLGRAPGTDLKTLRALRRSPAHANNFPEDVMELRTLLGPVQPGQTVRAVPGAGTDVPLWILGSSLYGAQLAATLGLPYAFASHFAPDSLPQALRVYRGSYQPSPKNPRPHAMVGINVVAAETDAEARRLFTSIQQAFLNIFRDTRGPFPRPIDDIETYWTPQEKEAVSGMLRYSLVGSPATVRAGLKGLLADVGPDELMVASHLFDHAARVRSYEILAEVARDLA
- a CDS encoding chlorite dismutase family protein, producing MNTRLFSFLGGDAGVWKTIRMETLIGLPIPHVPRLDVVSGPVIQEPPGTGWLLRGITSNERYVHRGEKEDLLAKQPGLGRPEATSASLIPIRKSAAWWALTQDERRKIFEEQSNHIRIGMRYLPAIARRLHHCRDLGEDEPFDFLTWFEYAPSEEGAFENLLAELRTSPEWKYVDREIDLRLTRG
- a CDS encoding carboxymuconolactone decarboxylase family protein; this encodes MPSRIPNPALSVAGVLPALQALATAARNAGLPMKTIYLMHLRASQINGCGFCVNMHSHELREIGETDDRLFGVAAWRESTFFTPAERAALDLTEAATRMSDRSDPVPDEVWNEAARHYDVPALSVLVVQISLINLWNRINVTVKRVVGEGTRWIDFQSRRA
- a CDS encoding DoxX family protein; the protein is MAIISTDTKSYSHAPSLTVRSARGNRKALWAGRIVSGLAAAFMAMDGMVKVLQLPVAVEGTIKLGYPPGIVLRLGLIQVAMLALYLIPRTAVLGAILWTGYLGGAIATHVRLGNPLFTHVLSPTYVAAFLWCGLWLRDPRLRAILPFVSAKPDTVG
- a CDS encoding sigma-70 family RNA polymerase sigma factor → MPIDAQQFETHRSALTGHCYRMLGSGLDAKDAVQETLVRAWRAADRFDGRSSLGTWLYRIATNVCLDALAERSRRHRPVELGPRGTADDPLEERPREQWLEPIPDALAVPEHEDPAQRLLLRESIRLAFVAALQHLPPKQRAALLLTEVLSWSAAEVAETLDTSVASINSALQRARSTLSSRDLGRPQAALTQAQRSRVENYVAAFERYDVAALTGLLADDAVMSMPPYTLWLQGPESIGAWLLGRGSVCRGSKLVPAPACGSPAFGQYHDQGRTPWALILLEMSGDRIASITSFLDTGTLFPLFGLPPRLSP
- a CDS encoding carbohydrate binding domain-containing protein encodes the protein MHRTRISPIALLPLLLYCAAAVQAQNLLSNPGFENANPGDYWQLWKADTTTAATYDAVLTFPATGAHEGTRYAQVEVKAAAPENWHIQLQLPPDWVADSGASYELKFWARSDSSTSIHLGIQDGPDNNYTYRSGQDFSLSPEWTEQTLAYTSDRQGNGALRFNLYLGAHQDTYGFDSFSLEKQVVGIRGDGAGSQAFRIGQGSGNLVLSLGGGVSEDWKAELLDLRGMTLATAAGRAGRALTLAQPRDPGIYLVRAATSTRSWVRKVFLGKNSGS
- a CDS encoding Crp/Fnr family transcriptional regulator, which translates into the protein MDFRILKQNIGRHVAFSDVELEAICSRFRSRKVARKEFLLKQGEVCRFEGFVTEGCFRLFSTNADGVEAVLYFAARDWWVADIDSFTNGAPAELSIQAIEDSEVLFIGKEDKERLYADVPKVEQLFRIMTQKTLVALQRRMIRNHTLSAEERYLHFLSAYPDIARRLTNLHIASYLGITHEFVSKIRRRLAGK
- a CDS encoding MBL fold metallo-hydrolase, giving the protein MIMQANAGKLNYTVYRADANSFHVASVLVSGEKDAVLVDTQFTLADAHKVAAEVLKSGKNLTAIYISHGDPDYYFGLGVLKQAFPDARIYATPQTLAHIRKTYQKKLETWGPKLGLNGPKEVVFPETLLGNSLNLEGKTLEIKGLDGPSPERSYVWIPDLKAIVGGVNVYDGLHLWVADAGTPEKRKAWLAILEGMEKLQPEIVVPGHALGDGQRNAETLAYSKQYLLAFEKEADKAKESGALIAAMQKLYPGAQLAIALQLGAKVAKGEMTW
- a CDS encoding nuclear transport factor 2 family protein, yielding MAASNLEIVKSTYEGKTSEENGRNLERHLAPEATWTEAAGFPYGGTYTGFREIAEKVFARLAGEWDGYRFEPEDYVAAGDKVVAYGSYKGTYKRTGKYFEARVAHLWTLKAGKIIRFEQFVDSRIVAAALE